The Nicotiana tomentosiformis chromosome 9, ASM39032v3, whole genome shotgun sequence genome contains the following window.
agcaaacagacccggattagtgttttgacagttccggtagctccgtatcgtgatttgggacttgggcgtatgcccggaatttaatttggaggtccctagcttaagttatgaccatttaacgtaactagcaatttaaaggctaaagatttccaagtttgaccacgaggttgactttttgatatcgaggtcggattccgattcagaAAATTGGAAtggctccgttatgtcatttatgacttgtgtgccaaatttaaagtcattccggatttatttaacatgttgtgaattgtaatttcagcgtcgtttgacgtgatatgagaacccaagtaagtccgtatgatgttttaggacttgttggtatatttggttgagattccgagggtctcgggtggatttcgggtggtcaacagaatttaattttggcatttcaagcatgtttgacgtcgtttcttcaagaataagtggtatcccattaataaaatgaattccaaattcagtttttatggaagcattagatccgtattgaaattttggagccatagcaaaaagaatcgtcgaattcggacatcgtatgagagagttatgcccattttcgtgtcgggaaGAATTTTTCATAGCCactagcgcccagggtagcgtggggcgctagccctggcgctgggaattattGGTGTACTGGAAAGTGCACCACaagcagcgccccacgctacctgtggtgcTCGAAAATGCCAGaaaccccataaaacggggagtttagccattttactcatttttgagtttggggagctcggtttaggcgatttttgggcgattttcacggaaaaaaattgggataagtgttctttatcctatattgattatatttcatgattccatactcatttacatcatgaatccatgaatttatggaaaaaaaatcagatttttacaaaaccttccaaaaatgtaaaacgaagatttgaaggtcaatccgatgtcggaatttgataatttttgtatggttggactcgtctcggaatgggtgttcggatttcgtaagttttttcgagatttgagatgtgggccccactatcaatttttaaagtgaatttcggatttttatccggaaaattagtaaattcatatggaattaattcctacgatttgtattgagtatatcgaattatttgtgaatagatttgaagcttttggagataaatttaaaaggaaaaattgtggtcgagtaatttattggaatttgcatagcgaggtaagtgtcgtggttaaccttgacttgagggaatagaccccttaaattatttgttatgtgaaatgcatgtgaacgacgtatagccgaggtgacgagtgtctatacgtcgtcaaattaattatttgcataattatttgaaaatcataaattgttctaagacacgaattaattgttataataattatttatttcctattccttgaaaaatattaattcttgaattcctgcaataattgttacatgctatttgatttatgtgtattaattgctacttgacatttagcatattaaatattaaactgcctattttctccccgattttcataataaattgctaattgtcattgcttgattcataattaaatcataactattgaatgcttgttgttttaaaattttatattaattgttgtatttcttggggtaatttattctataagaattggtaaatgaatatattggaggagcgggttgcgcgctgcaacaaagttgattgaaatgaatatattggaggatcggattgcacgccgcaacagacttgtttaaaagtccatattggaggatcgggttgcacgccgcaacagacttgtttaaaaatccatattggaggatcgggttgcacgccgcaacagacttgtttaaaagtccatattggaggatcgtgttgcacgccgcgACAGACTTATAGAGAAGTCAATATTGGGgcatcggattgcacgccgcaacagacttgattaaaagtatatatatatatacttgattgaaataaatatacgacatacttgattaaaaggaaaatattgtgAGAGAACAGAatttatggaaatgataattggttataagtgatgagttggcttcaaccattataaatgagttacctgatttatttctattattgatgttgttactaatattgcgtacaagttaatgtaagtgaaccgccttagcctcgtcactatttcgtcgaggttaaggtcagcacttaccagtacatggggtcggttgtactgatactacactctgcactttttgtgcaaattttggagttggtcccaacggcgtaccatagatttgctcggatttcagttacttagaggagacttgaggtataactgcacgacgttcgcagatctgaaatccccgtctactgtaccttagctgtgtgtttattttcagacagctttattttattcagacctttatttttattattctagaagctcgtgcacttgtgacaccaattctgggatggtatttagacgccgttaattttatggattattcactatatttcagaccttgcttccgcatttgtttttttattattataaatttaaaaattatttaaaaatggctaatattattttaacgttggcttgcctagaaagtgaaatgttaggcgtcatcacggtccgaaggtgggaatttcgggtcgtgacaattgttgAACCAATCTGATTGTTTGGGTTGGTGGCAATTTTGCCTATAAAATGGGTTATTCGTTCCTCGTTGAAATCACACCAAAACAtagagaagcaatagaagttagagagagtaatccacataTTATaatctgtgagataaatagtgagtgtggGTAATACTGTAGTGAAGtgttttaaataaagagtgttatttcttttgagtcatAGTAGTCTTTTGAAACTACAAAgttataatattatagtggtattaTATTGTTTctctcgggtattgtattttaccccgtTAAAAGATTTGGTGTCATGTTACTCTCTTGTGTCATTATTAATTatcgtgaatattatttctgggCGGGATATTATTTTTCCCAACAATCTTGATGGCATTAGAGTAGACTACCTTGACTCGCCGGAAACTCGACCTAGAAGGTAAAGAAAACTGAGAGAGAACGAGCTGTTTTGCCGGCTAATTTTGGCTGAAATTTGGACTACTTTCTTGAGTGGATTCGGCTGATTTTTGGGATGGTTTTGAGGCATTTTGAAGCTGGTTCGGAGGCTGCCTAGAGAAAGATCCTCCTCTGCTCGCCTCTTTCTATCTCTATTCCCCCGTCTTTTTATATTATATGGAGAGGTAAAGATGAAATTCTTGGGGAGCAAGTAAAACGGGTCATGTGAGGAAAGTGCGACAAAAAATGTAACGTTGGGGAATCCAAATATTCCCCAAGGGAATGTGCAGATATTTTGTAAAAAAGAATCCAATGTGTAGAGTGTGTGAATTAATGGGAAATTGCCAAGAAAGTGCCTGCGAGTTTGTTACCAAAAGATAGGTAGCATTTTTGCATTGcttcttttttgtctttttttaaatataatctAAAATTAAAATTACTACAACTAATATTTTTAAACTAGAATAAATATAAGAAACTACTAAGAAAAAGTTATAAAATTATTAGTCTAACCAAATtagaagaaaaatatattttttgtaacttttgttttcttttgcaaATAAAACACAACTAATATCTAAAAATGTGACTCTTTTTGtgtgttttttttattttattaaacaaACCTAGTAAAAAAAGAatgaaataaaggctaaaatataaaaattaaacataaaagatatttaaatattaaaaagtgGTAGAAATCTAAatgtggtaaaaaattaggtgcttacAGATATTGTGAATGAAAACTCATTGAGAGTGTTTAGGATGAATGCATATGTTGGTTGATTACTTGTTAATGTGAACTTGCAAGGGGATTGCTTCCCCGTGAGGGTTGTTCCTATAGTTTTGGGTCAATTAAGTGTAAAGTTAATTGAGTATTTGTTTAATTCAAATGTTCTTTCAATTTTCTTATTTGGTTCTCTACTAAATCTTTatctttttatcttttatttgtGTTCTTGTTATTTTGCTTCCGCGTTCGTATTAAGTCTTGAGAGGCTACCCATTGGATAACAATGAATATTTACTTAGGTTTTAGGGTTCTTTCCTATTTATAAGCATGCCACAAGTAATTGCCTCCAACTTCACAAAATAAAaggattaaaaaaaatatataactctAAACTAAATTATAGGAACACAAGTTAAAGCAACACTAATAATTCTTGAAATACGAATGGACCTTTACTGTATTTTCTATTGTATCTAATTTTGGAAAAATTCAACATTGATTATAATATTTCTTGGTATTTCTTTATATTATATAATTGAAAAATATGCTAAGctataaataagaaaaaaatgaatTAGAGAGaaggaaaatgcaaaaaatattattaacattCTAccaaattttggttcaatttttcgATTTCTTCTCCCAATTTCTGATTTCTGGTTTTCTTAAAACTAAAATCGAAACACAATAAAAAAGTCTATTAGGTTTGCCTTTTTCTTTTAGATTAAATAtgattatttttaaaaaagtcaATTATGCGACTAGTGTTTAACTTTTGACTCAATTAAGAAAAGTTAGGCAAATATATATGTTCGCCATAATTCCTCCTTGATCTCCTCCTTCTCTAGCTTCTTCTTCACCTTCGCCTTCTCTTAAATTTTGAGCATAAAATGAGTGGGATATGTGTTGTAGAAAGTTAAAGAGTCTTGTTTATTTGAGGAATTGAGTCCGTAATGTTCCATTGAACTTATATTATTTATTCCTGATTGGATTGGCATAttaaagaaaattgaagaaaatcatTGTTGGTTTTGATGAAGAAGTGAGCCTGTTGATATTTGAAGGTTTGGGTTGAAATATAACTATTGAGAATTGTTGGGATTGGTTAGAAGCTTAGATATTAAATATAGAGTCATTTATAGTTGATTTGGACCAAATCTGAAGCAAAACCATGTTAGGGAGTATGTTACACATTAAGTTATGGCGTTCAATCAGGATTTGTGGCAAAATTCTAGGGATCAGTTAAGGTCTTGTGGCAAAATTCTAGCAATCCATTAGATTTGTGGCCAAATTATGGCGGTCCATCAGGATTTGGCCACAAAAACCTGCAATCTGTCACGAGTTGCGACAAGACAAGTTTTGCCCATAAATCTGAAATCCGTCAAGATTTGCAACCAAATTTAATTTTGGTGATCCGGTAGGATTTGGCGTGTTGGGATTTGTGAACAAGGCAAGTTTTGCCTACCAATTTGAAATTCTTATTAAATGTATGGCGCGAATATGTTTTTCCAAGTTTAAACGAGGTTAAAATATTAAACTGTTACATTGAAAATATCTTATTTTCGCAAATCACCCAACGATTTCAAATCAATTATAATCGAATTGGGCTTGATCGGTCTTCTAAATTGGGTTTATGAATTCATATAATTATAGAATTGTacaattaaattattatttatgtgacactttttattttttgattgtcAATTTGACTAATATTCTAAGCTAAATTGGATTAAATATTTTAACATATAAATATTCAACAAATATGTGAAAACTACTATTATATTTTGTAATTCTGCTCATGTCAAATTATATTTAATATGCTAGTGAAAATTCACATAGTTCAAATCCGGAGAACCAAAAAGCGTCACATCAATTAAAGCGAAGGAGTATAAACTAAACTAATTATAAAATCTGAAAACAATTGATCAGTTTTTTCGGCAAttcaatttttttcaaaaactcaCAAACCAAAACTAGATTATCAGAATCTTAGAAATCAAAACTTGAGACAGAGAAGCTCAAGTTGGCAGCCCTTTATGTATATATGGAAAAAGAAACCCAAAACCCTAAGTAGCAACATCACCACCAATGAGTCGCCACTCAAGAAGAAGCCCCAATTTGTCAGATGACCTCGTCACTACCATCCTCTTGAAACTCCCTGTTGAATCTCTTCTACGTTTCAAGGTTGTAAACAAATCATGGTGCTATGAAATTAAGAGCCCCGAATTTATCATGTTGCAGATAAATGAATCATCGTCGGATATAAATCGTCAAAAAATTCTCTTAATTTCTTCGAAAGTAATTCCATCTTGGGGTTTGGAATATAACATGTTAGGGTTTACCATGAGTTCAGCTGAAGCATCATCACTCAATGTTAATTCTCAAGTTATGTCTCTCGAACCGCCACTCCCGGTTTTctcctttgatttttcttatcCATTGATGAGTTCTTGTAATGGCTTGTTATGTATGATCTATAGCCACATAATAGTATTATGGAATCCTGCTATTAAAAAATACAAAATGATTCCCAAGCCTGATCATTACATGTCGCAACGTGCTAATATTAATAATTACGAATCAACACTCTATGGTTTTGCCTATGATTCTGTTACTGAAGATTATAAGGTAGTTGCTACACTTGTGATTAATGCAAAGGATAGCAATTACATTGTTGGAATGTACTCAGTGAATAATAGATCTTGGAGAAAGATTGGCACTATTCCTGATGGTTATCGGTTGTTCGACCAAAATTCAGTTTCACTATACGGTACGATTAACATGATGGCGACTAATTCAGTTCAAGAAAATGGGAGCAGTACATTCAATAAATTCGCGATCATTTCCTTATTCGTGGCTGATAAAAAATTTATTGTAACGCCCGTTCCGTTGGAATATTGTGGGAATCATATGAAATTGTCTAATTTTGCTAATCGTTTGTGTGTTTCCATGTTTGTTGAGATGGAGTTTTTGGTGTGTTGGCTGGAGAAAAATGGAGAAATTGGATGGACTTGGACTAATGTTATGAGAGTTTCTACATTAGGCTCATTAATTGGAAATCATGGGCATTTGGATGATATTATATGTGTGAAGAAAAATGGGAATATTTTATGGAGGAAAACTGATGGTAATTTTCTGGAGTACAATGTGAGGAAAGAAGAAGTGACTGAATTTACCTTGAGTGAAATTCCGCCAACTGCTGATTTATCGATCTTGTACGCGGAAAGTTTGGCTTGCTTGAAAATTCCTTGGGAGTAGAAAAATTATCTATTTaattgtattttatttaaaattttcatagatttttgtgtgattttttaTGAGATTATTCTGCTCTATGACGCTTGAATTGTTGGTGTTGCAGTTTGCAACTTTCATTATGGATTGATAAAACTATACATTCGACATTAGTCTCTTACTATATCggaatggttatgttcttttgtGAAAAGATGTTACTTGAAATATTGTGATTTTTCATGAAAAGATGTTGACATATTGTGACTTTTCATGAAATGCTGAGTCCATTGAAATCAACTTTTTGTAAAGATAAGACCAGTCATGAATGGGTACCTTTAATTTGTTGGTCTAAAAGTAGGAGGACCAAGTGAATTTTCAATGTGACAATGAACAAAAATTTTGCATAAAATTGCTTTCAGATTGCACCCAAGGAtttggcctagtggtcaatgaatttgATCGAGAACTATGAGGTTTCAGGTTAAACTCTCAACTGATgcaaaaaatattaggtgatttcTTCACATCCGTCCAATCCTTGATGGACCGGTGAAACT
Protein-coding sequences here:
- the LOC104085075 gene encoding F-box/kelch-repeat protein At3g23880-like; this encodes MSRHSRRSPNLSDDLVTTILLKLPVESLLRFKVVNKSWCYEIKSPEFIMLQINESSSDINRQKILLISSKVIPSWGLEYNMLGFTMSSAEASSLNVNSQVMSLEPPLPVFSFDFSYPLMSSCNGLLCMIYSHIIVLWNPAIKKYKMIPKPDHYMSQRANINNYESTLYGFAYDSVTEDYKVVATLVINAKDSNYIVGMYSVNNRSWRKIGTIPDGYRLFDQNSVSLYGTINMMATNSVQENGSSTFNKFAIISLFVADKKFIVTPVPLEYCGNHMKLSNFANRLCVSMFVEMEFLVCWLEKNGEIGWTWTNVMRVSTLGSLIGNHGHLDDIICVKKNGNILWRKTDGNFLEYNVRKEEVTEFTLSEIPPTADLSILYAESLACLKIPWE